The following coding sequences are from one Strix uralensis isolate ZFMK-TIS-50842 chromosome 6, bStrUra1, whole genome shotgun sequence window:
- the ARL5A gene encoding ADP-ribosylation factor-like protein 5A isoform X3 has protein sequence MNEVVHTSPTIGSNVEEIVVNNTRFLMWDIGGQESLRSSWNTYYTNTEFVIVVVDSTDRERISVTKEELYKMLAHEDLKKAGLLIFANKQDVKECMTVAEISQFLKLTSIKDHQWHIQACCALTGEGLCQGLEWMMSRLKIR, from the exons ATGAATGAAGTGGTGCACACCTCACCCACCATAGGGAGTAACGTGGAAGAGATAGTGGTTAACAACACGCGCTTCCTGATGTGGGATATCGGAGGGCAGGAGTCTCTTCGCTCTTCGTGGAACACCTACTATACCAACACCGAG tttGTGATAGTTGTTGTGGACAGCACAGACAGAGAGAGAATTTCTGTGACTAAAGAAGAACTGTATAAAATGTTAGCCCATGAG GACTTAAAAAAAGCAGGTTTGCTGATTTTTGCTAACAAGCAGGATGTTAAAGAGTGTATGACAGTAGCTGAAATCTCTCAGTTTCTGAAACTGACTTCGATTAAAGATCATCAGTGGCACATCCAGGCGTGCTGTGCTCTAACTGGAGAGGG ACTGTGCCAAGGACTCGAATGGATGATGTCAAGACTTAAGATCAGATGA